A window from Littorina saxatilis isolate snail1 linkage group LG9, US_GU_Lsax_2.0, whole genome shotgun sequence encodes these proteins:
- the LOC138977185 gene encoding uncharacterized protein, with protein MMSQEKTARARTLSVTNQRLAEVELELQIAEEQYQLAKRKAYLTKELAELSALRLRDEPSLHTVQRTIKKEPALQDYSTSTTHGRRWHEPRLSNDDAYSQPSNASSHTLSRASSCLNRQGSAVGPRQNHTSLPVQSSHDAASLFWMKRDLLTHRLTPFDERPESFHVWKDCFTSIMLDLDVSPAEELDLLAKYLGPESKRYAQSLRSANIGNPQRGLQLLWKRLDERFGSPELIEACLKARLEEFPPISKDQRSLYELSDLLEEILSAKMNPVLAPLFALYDSSTGVNMVVRKLPHHLRQKWVMRAATYKSNHHVPFPPFEFFVDFVKTCATIQNDPAFNLENDKKAKPVLSRKTNLEAKSELCPIHTTARHSLLECKGFAAKSLGEKKATLKEKGVCYRCLSSTSHRAKDCNMSVKCSVCSGRHHTTMHQDRPSASLDPIEKHGGEVSAKCTTLCKGGHLSRSCGKVVKVKVFPPEKTKGIQVYAILDDQSNASLATPELMDQLGSSPSEIEYQLTSCGGTQAMSGRQLRNITVQSTDGRSLILPHVLECDTIPNDRSEIPSSEVAQHHGHLNRIRKRIPPLDKQIPIALLIGRDLPEAHHVLEQIVGPPKSPFAQRLPLGWVIIGDVCLNKVHKPSTIRVAKTSVIDGRRTIFEPCPFNLKVDVAKDVGAEVFQRTPEDDKVGLSVEDKAFFALMDEKFKLNEERRWSAPLPLRSEKPIPTCNRSQAVSRAKALEASLKKNPVKREHFFQFMEKILKSGSAEEVPQGKAGHCWYLPLFGVYHPKKPDKLRGVFDSSATFEGVSLNSLLLSGPDLTNSLLGILLRFRRDAVAIAGDIEQMFYQFFVDQEHRDLLRFFWYRGNNFDAPLVEHRMCVHVFGNSPSPAVATYGLRKSIAHSAPDVKKFVERDFYVDDGITSVPEVDQAVHLMQRTQRELQKNGGINLHKVVSNSRSVLAAFPRKELSTELQNLQPTDPLPTHGCLGLSWNLERDTFDISPQVSNGDFSRRGVLSTINGIYDPLGFLAPATISGKIFLREVSPDGKAWDKPIPDNFRHRWELWKQSLQDIKELETPRMFLPTSLTQSPDAKYHVFCDASEKAISSVAYVQVPHEQGFHLGFVMGKAKLAPFSGHTIPRLELCSAVLATEIWQLIEQELDLSSPSVTFYTDSNVVLGYIKNEKRRFFTYVTNRVERIRRLTSPDQWHHVPTNLNPADAATRRSPENLGQKLQVWLGGPSEFLQNRPTPVDLQTFPLISPDADKEIRPQVCKTEVSSKTHPSTLSSRFEKFSEWTALVRAFSTLKHISASFHSPDGTCTGWHRCAHHGGVKNNKLTENFIIHSVQATTFPEEIQCLQQGKKLSKSSQILSLCPFLDQDGLLRVGGRLREATVILGPSSTHPLIMPKNHHVTTLLVRHYHAQVNHQGRHFTEGALRSNGFWIVGAKRLVSSTIQKCFQCRRLRGRQAAQQMASLPSDRVIPSAPFSHVGVDVFGPWEVLTRKTRGGQANSKRWAVIFTCMSTRAIHIEVIEEMTSSSFINALRRFISLRGPVQELRSDRGTNFVGAAKELNMESLFKEDGLVQGHLRKSGVIWRFNPPHASHMGGVWERMIGVVRRILDSLLMDAKRKPLTHEVLCTLMAEVCAVVNSRPITPIYHEPDSPLILNPSMLLTQKSGESQPLPDYSNLKDCYKQHWKHVQVLSNAFWKKWKEEYLQELQQRRRWMQTEENLKENSLVLLRDPSVPRNSWPVGLVVRTFPTARDNLVRSVEIRVIKDNQAKLYVRPITELIPL; from the coding sequence ATGATGTCTCAAGAAAAGACTGCTCGAGCCCGAACCCTCTCCGTCACCAACCAACGACTGGCAGAGGTGGAACTCGAGCTGCAGATTGCAGAGGAACAGTACCAGCTGGCAAAAAGGAAAGCCTATCTTACCAAGGAACTGGCGGAGCTGAGCGCCCTCAGGCTGAGGGACGAGCCCAGCCTCCACACTGTTCAAAGAACGATCAAGAAGGAGCCCGCCCTCCAGGACTACTCCACGTCCACCACGCACGGACGTCGATGGCACGAGCCAAGACTGTCGAACGACGATGCCTACAGCCAACCGTCTAACGCATCATCTCACACTCTTTCCAGAGCCTCTTCCTGCCTCAATAGACAGGGATCTGCAGTTGGACCCAGGCAGAACCACACGTCCCTACCAGTCCAGTCATCACATGACGCTGCCTCATTGTTTTGGATGAAGCGGGATCTCTTGACTCATCGATTGACTCCGTTCGATGAACGCCCGGAGTCATTCCACGTTTGGAAAGACTGTTTTACATCCATCATGCTCGACTTGGATGTCTCTCCTGCCGAGGAGCTGGACCTCCTGGCCAAGTACCTTGGACCAGAGTCCAAGAGGTATGCCCAGAGCCTGAGGTCTGCCAACATCGGGAATCCTCAGAGAGGACTCCAACTCCTCTGGAAGCGCCTGGACGAGCGGTTTGGCTCACCTGAGCTCATTGAGGCATGCCTGAAGGCAAGGCTGGAGGAGTTTCCACCTATCTCTAAAGATCAGCGCAGCCTCTACGAGTTGAGCGACCTCCTCGAAGAAATCTTGTCAGCCAAGATGAACCCTGTCCTCGCCCCTCTGTTTGCCCTTTACGACTCGTCTACAGGGGTCAACATGGTGGTACGGAAGCTTCCTCACCACCTCAGACAGAAGTGGGTCATGCGCGCAGCGACATACAAAAGCAATCACCACGTTCCATTCCCCCCCTTTGAGTTTTTTGTGGACTTCGTTAAAACTTGCGCCACAATTCAGAACGACCCGGCCTTCAATTTGGAGAACGACAAAAAGGCCAAGCCAGTACTCTCCAGAAAGACCAACCTTGAAGCAAAATCCGAGCTTTGCCCAATCCACACAACCGCAAGGCACTCTTTGCTAGAGTGTAAAGGCTTCGCAGCAAAATCACTCGGTGAGAAGAAGGCAACCCTGAAAGAGAAAGGAGTGTGCTACAGATGCCTTTCTTCCACCAGCCACAGGGCAAAGGACTGCAATATGTCGGTCAAGTGCAGTGTCTGCTCTGGAAGGCACCACACCACCATGCATCAGGACAGACCATCAGCATCCCTGGATCCCATCGAAAAGCATGGCGGGGAGGTGTCCGCAAAGTGCACCACCTTGTGCAAAGGAGGTCACCTGAGCAGATCCTGCGGTAAGGTGGTGAAGGTCAAAGTTTTTCCCCCTGAAAAGACCAAGGGGATCCAAGTTTACGCGATCTTGGATGACCAAAGCAATGCCTCCCTGGCAACGCCGGAGCTGATGGATCAGCTAGGCTCGTCCCCCAGTGAAATTGAATATCAGCTAACGTCCTGCGGCGGAACACAAGCGATGAGTGGTCGTCAGCTCCGGAACATCACTGTCCAGTCCACTGACGGAAGGTCCTTGATCTTGCCCCACGTACTTGAATGCGACACCATTCCAAACGATCGATCAGAAATCCCTTCTTCTGAAGTGGCCCAACATCATGGCCATCTCAATCGCATAAGGAAAAGAATCCCTCCTCTCGACAAACAAATTCCCATCGCACTGCTGATTGGACGGGACCTCCCTGAAGCCCACCACGTGCTGGAGCAAATTGTTGGCccaccgaaatcgccatttgcaCAGCGACTGCCTCTTGGCTGGGTAATCATCGGGGATGTGTGCCTCAACAAAGTCCACAAACCATCGACCATCAGAGTTGCCAAGACGAGCGTCATTGATGGAAGAAGGACCATTTTTGAACCTTGCCCGTTCAACTTGAAGGTTGACGTCGCCAAAGATGTCGGAGCTGAAGTTTTCCAGCGAACACCAGAAGATGACAAGGTTGGGCTGTCCGTGGAGGACAAAGCATTTTTTGCTCTCATGGATGAGAAATTCAAGCTAAACGAAGAAAGGCGTTGGTCGGCTCCTCTTCCCCTGAGATCGGAAAAACCAATCCCCACCTGCAACCGGTCCCAAGCTGTCAGTCGTGCCAAGGCCTTGGAGGCATCACTGAAGAAGAATCCCGTAAAAAGAGAACACTTCTTCCAGTTTATGGAGAAGATCCTGAAGAGTGGCTCCGCTGAAGAGGTCCCCCAGGGTAAAGCTGGACACTGCTGGTACCTTCCACTTTTCGGAGTGTACCACCCCAAAAAACCTGACAAACTCCGCGGTGTATTTGACTCGTCAGCGACCTTCGAAGGCGTCTCTCTGAACTCGCTGCTGCTGTCTGGGCCAGACTTGACAAACAGCCTCCTTGGCATTCTGCTGAGGTTCCGCAGAGATGCAGTGGCAATAGCTGGGGACATAGAACAGATGTTCTACCAGTTTTTCGTTGACCAAGAACACAGAGATCTCCTACGCTTCTTTTGGTACCGAGGCAACAACTTTGACGCACCCCTCGTGGAACACAGGATGTGTGTCCATGTCTTTGGCAACAGTCCATCTCCAGCGGTTGCTACCTACGGCCTCCGGAAGAGCATTGCCCACAGTGCACCAGATGTGAAGAAGTTCGTCGAGCGGGACTTCTATGTTGACGACGGGATCACCTCCGTTCCTGAAGTCGACCAAGCTGTCCACCTCATGCAGCGCACGCAAAGAGAACTTCAAAAAAACGGCGGGATCAATCTCCACAAGGTTGTTTCAAATAGCAGGAGTGTTTTGGCAGCCTTTCCCAGAAAAGAACTGTCCACAGAGCTGCAAAACCTCCAGCCTACTGATCCCTTACCAACTCATGGATGTTTGGGTTTGAGCTGGAACTTGGAAAGAGATACATTTGACATTTCCCCCCAGGTTTCCAATGGAGATTTTTCTCGAAGAGGGGTCTTATCCACCATCAACGGGATTTATGACCCTCTTGGTTTCCTCGCTCCAGCAACCATCAGTGGCAAGATTTTCCTGCGAGAGGTGTCTCCAGATGGCAAGGCCTGGGACAAACCCATCCCGGACAACTTCCGCCACCGTTGGGAGCTGTGGAAACAGTCCCTCCAAGACATCAAAGAGCTCGAAACACCTCGCATGTTTCTTCCAACATCCCTTACCCAGTCACCCGATGCTAAATACCACGTCTTCTGCGATGCTTCAGAGAAGGCTATCTCTTCGGTGGCCTACGTTCAGGTGCCCCATGAACAAGGCTTTCACCTTGGGTTTGTGATGGGAAAAGCCAAACTTGCCCCATTTAGCGGCCACACCATCCCTCGCCTGGAGCTCTGCAGTGCGGTTCTTGCCACAGAGATATGGCAGTTGATTGAACAAGAGCTTGATTTGAGTTCGCCCAGTGTGACTTTCTACACTGACAGCAACGTCGTGCTCGGTTACATCAAGAATGAGAAGAGACGTTTCTTCACATACGTCACTAACAGAGTCGAGAGGATCAGGCGATTGACATCCCCAGACCAGTGGCATCATGTGCCCACCAACCTCAACCCTGCCGACGCAGCAACAAGGAGGTCACCGGAGAACCTGGGTCAGAAACTGCAGGTCTGGCTTGGCGGCCCTAGTGAGTTCCTACAAAATAGACCCACACCCGTCGATCTACAAACCTTCCCATTAATCTCACCTGATGCTGACAAGGAGATTAGACCACAGGTCTGCAAGACCGAAGTATCTTCCAAAACTCACCCCTCAACCCTCTCATCCCGGTTTGAAAAGTTTTCGGAGTGGACTGCATTGGTGAGGGCCTTCAGTACTCTCAAGCACATCAGCGCTAGCTTCCACTCTCCTGACGGCACTTGCACGGGTTGGCATCGCTGCGCTCACCATGGTGGTGTCAAGAACAATAAATTGACAGAGAATTTCATCATCCACAGTGTTCAGGCAACCACCTTTCCGGAGGAGATACAGTGTCTGCAGCAGGGGAAGAAACTCTCAAAATCAAGTCAAATCCTTTCCCTTTGCCCCTTTTTGGACCAAGACGGCTTGCTTCGAGTGGGTGGCAGACTGCGTGAAGCGACAGTGATCCTTGGACCTTCAAGCACGCACCCTCTGATCATGCCTAAGAACCATCATGTCACCACTCTGCTTGTCCGACACTATCATGCCCAAGTTAACCACCAGGGTCGTCACTTTACCGAAGGTGCCCTCCGCTCCAACGGATTTTGGATAGTGGGCGCGAAACGCCTTGTGTCGTCCACTATCCAGAAGTGCTTCCAGTGCAGAAGACTTCGAGGCAGGCAGGCCGCGCAACAGATGGCAAGCCTTCCTTCAGACAGAGTCATTCCCTCAGCTCCTTTTTCTCATGTGGGGGTTGACGTCTTTGGCCCCTGGGAAGTCTTGACCAGGAAAACCAGGGGAGGACAAGCCAACTCCAAAAGATGGGCTGTCATCTTCACTTGCATGTCGACCAGAGCCATCCACATCGAGGTCATTGAGGAGATGACTAGCTCATCCTTTATCAACGCCCTCAGACGTTTTATCTCCCTCAGAGGCCCGGTTCAAGAGCTTCGATCTGATCGAGGAACGAACTTCGTGGGAGCCGCGAAAGAGTTGAACATGGAGTCCCTTTTTAAAGAAGATGGACTTGTTCAAGGACATTTGAGGAAGTCGGGAGTCATCTGGAGGTTCAACCCTCCTCATGCCTCGCACATGGGTGGAGTTTGGGAGCGAATGATTGGCGTGGTGAGGCGAATCCTCGACTCATTGCTCATGGATGCCAAGCGGAAACCTCTAACCCATGAGGTGTTGTGCACACTCATGGCCGAAGTGTGCGCAGTCGTCAATTCCCGTCCCATCACCCCAATTTACCATGAACCTGATTCCCCCCTCATTCTGAACCCGTCAATGCTGCTGACGCAAAAGAGTGGCGAAAGTCAACCTTTACCTGACTACAGCAACTTGAAAGACTGTTACAAACAACACTGGAAGCATGTTCAGGTACTGTCTAACGCCTTTTGGAAAAAGTGGAAAGAGGAGTACCTGCAGGAGCTACAGCAGAGGAGGCGGTGGATGCAGACTGAAGAGAACCTCAAGGAGAACAGTCTGGTTCTTCTCAGGGACCCTTCGGTGCCTCGCAACAGTTGGCCGGTCGGTTTGGTGGTCCGCACCTTCCCAACTGCCCGTGACAATCTTGTTCGGTCGGTTGAGATCCGAGTGATCAAAGACAATCAGGCCAAACTGTACGTGAGGCCTATCACAGAACTGATTCCTCTCTAG